A window of Rhododendron vialii isolate Sample 1 chromosome 11a, ASM3025357v1 contains these coding sequences:
- the LOC131306390 gene encoding prolycopene isomerase, chloroplastic, whose translation MSLNTISTNFLQLQCPSPTLIPKSHSRRRTFLARNANGSEPKPSSNGYPSPATTKRTPTPFPGKPEADVVVIGSGIGGLCCAGLLSRYQQDVLVLESHDTPGGAAHSFQKKGYKFDSGPSLFSGFQSRGPQANPLAQVLDALGESIPCASYDSWMVYIPEGEFLSRIGPTEFFKDLEKYASLNAVREWRKLLDAILPMSTAAMALPPLSIRGDWGVLSTAATRYGPSLLKSFAQMGPQGALSATKLLRPFSEIIDSLELKDPFIRNWIDLLSFLLAGVKSDGVLSAEMVYMFAEWYKPGCSLEYPLHGSGAVVDALVRGIQKFGGRISLRSHVENIVVQNGRAVGVKLRSGQFVRAKKAVVSNASMWDTLNLLPQEVLPKSYEDRIKMTPQCESFMHLHVGFDAEGIREDLGIHHIVVNDWKRGVDAEQNVVLISVPSVLSPDLAPPGKHVLHAYAPGTESFERWEGLDRKSAEYKELKAERSEFLWKAVERAIGPGFDREKCEVKLVGTPLTHRRYLRRNRGTYGPAIKAGQGTFPGHSTPIPQLYCCGDSTFPGIGVPAVAASGAIVANTLVSVSQHSQLLDAVGI comes from the exons ATGTCGTTGAACACGATCTCAACAAACTTTCTCCAACTCCAATGTCCCTCTCCAACTTTGATTCCAAAATCCCACAGCAGAAGACGTACATTTTTGGCGCGAAATGCCAACGGCAGTGAGCCGAAGCCCTCCTCCAACGGTTACCCTTCTCCTGCTACTACTAAAAGGACACCCACGCCATTCCCAG GCAAGCCGGAGGCAGATGTTGTTGTAATTGGGAGTGGTATTGGGGGACTTTGTTGTGCAGGACTTCTATCAAGATACCAACAAGATGTTTTAGTGTTAGAAAGCCACGATACCCCTGGGGGTGCAGCTCACTCATTTCAAAAGAAGGGTTACAAGTTCGACTCTGGTCCATCTTTGTTCTCTGGATTCCAATCAAGAGGTCCTCAGGCTAATCCCCTTGCACAA GTTCTTGATGCATTGGGTGAGTCAATTCCTTGTGCCAGTTATGACTCTTGGATGGTTTACATACCTGAAGGTGAATTCTTATCACGCATTGGGCCAACAGAATTTTTTAAG GACCTTGAGAAGTACGCAAGTCTTAATGCTGTTCGAGAATGGAGAAAACTTCTT GATGCAATACTTCCAATGTCGACAGCGGCAATGGCTCTGCCTCCTCTATCGATTCGAGGTGATTGGGGTGTTCTTTCCACTGCTGCCACTAGATATGGCCCCTCTCTCCTGAAATCATTTGCCCAAATGGGACCCCAAGGCGCTCTTAGTGCCACGAAGCTTCTCAGACCCTTCTCCGAAATCATCGATTCATTGGAACTAAAAGATCCTTTTATTCGGAATTGGATAGATCTTCTGTCTTTCTTACTTGCAGGAGTGAAATCTGATGGTGTGCTCTCAGCAGAGATG GTATACATGTTTGCAGAATGGTACAAGCCAGGTTGCAGTCTTGAGTATCCTCTTCATGGAAGTGGGGCAGTCGTTGATGCCCTTGTCCGTGGAATACAGAAATTTGGTGGACGGATCTCTCTTAGGAGTCATGTGGAAAATATTGTGGTTCAAAATGGCCGAGCTGTGGGAGTGAAGCTAAGAAGTGGTCAG TTTGTACGTGCTAAGAAGGCTGTTGTTAGTAATGCATCCATGTGGGACACGTTGAATCTATTGCCCCAAGAAGTCCTTCCAAAGTCATACGAGGACAGGATCAAAATGACCCCTCAGTGTGAATCATTTATGCATCTTCATGTGGGTTTTGATGCAGAG GGTATCCGTGAGGACTTGGGGATTCATCATATAGTAGTGAATGATTGGAAGAGAGGGGTTGACGCTGAACAAAATGTTGTTTTGATATCAGTACCTAGTGTCCTCAGTCCAGATCTTGCTCCCCCTGGCAAACATGTGTTACATGCCTACGCACCGGGAACTGAATCCTTTGAACGTTGGGAAGGACTTGATCGTAAAAGTGCTGAATACAAAGAACTTAAAGCTGAAAGATCTGAG TTTCTATGGAAGGCTGTGGAGCGTGCAATCGGCCCAGGCTTTGATCGTGAGAAGTGCGAAGTGAAATTGGTTGGAACTCCATTGACACATCGAAGGTACCTTAGGAGGAATAGGGGAACTTATGGACCAGCTATAAAAGCTGGACAAGGAACTTTTCCAGGACATTCAACTCCAATCCCACAGCTTTACTGCTGTGGTGATTCTACATTTCCAGGCATAGGGGTCCCAGCAGTTGCTGCCAGTGGTGCCATTGTTGCTAACACTCTGGTTTCTGTGTCTCAACACTCGCAGCTTCTGGATGCCGTTGGGATATGA
- the LOC131306391 gene encoding phosphoribosylamine--glycine ligase isoform X1, protein MACISANIGTSVRIFDSHCHSSLSRFVGIHCRCIFRNSLSVFYGGALRSNSVYHHGTRDDPLFNGYRSFSAAFSSISSDNGMAEERVVVLIIGGGGREHAICHALKRSPSCDAIFCAPGNAGISNAGDATCISDLDILDSLAVISFCQKWGVGLVVVGPEAPLVAGLANDLVKAGIPTFGPSSEAAALEGSKTFMKNLCDKYGIPTAKYQTFTNPSAAKKYIKAQGAPIVIKADGLAAGKGVIVAMTLDEAYEAVDSMLVKGVFGSAGCRVVVEEFLEGEEASFFALVDGENAIPLESAQDHKRVGDGDTGPNTGGMGAYSPAPILTKELQSLVMESIILPTVKGMSEEGCKFVGVLYAGLMIEKKSGLPKLIEYNVRFGDPECQVLMVRLESDLARVLLAACRGELSGVSLNWSSGSAMVVVMASNGYPGSYEKGTVIRNLEEAEQVPSVKVFHAGTALDSDGNFIATGGRVLGVTAKGKDLEEARERAYQAVEQINWQGGFYRGDIGWRALPHKRSSAKS, encoded by the exons ATGGCTTGCATTTCCGCTAACATTGGGACTTCAGTAAGAATTTTTGATAGTCACTGCCACAGTTCATTGAGCCGTTTTGTGGGCATTCATTGCCGGTGTATCTTCAGAAATTCGTTGTCAGTTTTCTATGGCGGTGCACTTCGTTCGAACTCTGTGTATCATCATGGCACTCGGGATGATCCCCTCTTCAATGGCTATCGATCCTTCTCTGCAGCCTTCAGCAGCATTTCTTCTGATAACGGCATGGCAG AAGAAAGGGTGGTGGTGTTGATTATTGGTGGAGGGGGAAGAGAACATGCTATTTGTCATGCCTTGAAGAGGTCTCCCTCTTGCGATGCGATCTTTTGTGCACCGGGAAATGCTGGGATTTCCAATGCAGGGGATGCTACGTGCATCTCAGATCTTGACATATTAGATAGCTTGGCTGTGATTTCCTTCTGTCAAAAATGGGGTGTGGGACTTGTCGTGGTTGGACCAGAAGCTCCACTTGTTGCAGGTCTTGCAAATGACTTAGTTAAGGCTGGAATTCCTACTTTTGGCCCTTCATCTGAGGCTGCTGCTTTGGAAGGTTCCAAGACTTTCATGAAGAATTTGTGTGACAAGTATGGAATTCCCACTGCTAAG TATCAAACTTTTACAAATCCATCTGCTGCAAAGAAGTATATAAAAGCCCAAGGTGCACCAATTGTCATCAAGGCAGATGGATTGGCTGCTGGAAAAGGAGTTATTGTTGCCATGACATTGGACGAGGCTTATGAAGCTGTCGACTCAATGCTTGTAAAAGGTGTTTTCGGATCTGCCGGTTGCCGTGTAGTTGTTGAGGAGTTTTTGGAGGGTGAGGAAGCTTCATTCTTTGCTCTGGTGGATGGAGAGAATGCCATACCTTTAGAATCTGCTCAGGACCATAAACGAGTCGGGGACGGTGACACGGGGCCCAATACTGGTGGAATGGGAGCATACTCTCCAGCACCTATCTTAACAAAAGAACTCCAATCTTTGGTAATGGAATCTATAATTCTTCCTACCGTAAAAGGCATGTCAGAAGAGGGGTGCAAATTTGTTGGGGTCCTGTATGCTGGACTCATGATTGAAAAGAAATCTGGATTGCCTAAGCTAATAGAGTACAATGTGCGGTTTGGAGATCCAGAGTGCCAG GTGTTAATGGTCCGTTTGGAATCTGATTTGGCACGAGTTCTTCTAGCAGCTTGTCGGGGTGAACTCAGTGGTGTATCTTTGAACTGGTCCTCAGGTTCTGCCATGGTGGTAGTCATGGCAAGCAATGGCTACCCTGGGAGCTACGAAAAGGGGACTGTGATTAGAAATCTTGAGGAAGCAGAACAAGTCCCATCTGTTAAGGTATTTCATGCTGGAACTGCCCTCGACTCAGATGGCAACTTCATTGCCACTGGAGGACGTGTGCTTGGTGTCACAGCCAAGGGAAAAGACCTTGAAGAGGCACGGGAGAGAGCTTACCAAGCGGTCGAGCAAATAAATTGGCAAGGTGGGTTCTACCGCGGAGATATTGGTTGGAGGGCACTTCCCCATAAACGATCTTCTGCGAAATCATGA
- the LOC131306391 gene encoding phosphoribosylamine--glycine ligase isoform X2, with protein sequence MACISANIGTSVRIFDSHCHSSLSRFVGIHCRCIFRNSLSVFYGGALRSNSVYHHGTRDDPLFNGYRSFSAAFSSISSDNGMAERVVVLIIGGGGREHAICHALKRSPSCDAIFCAPGNAGISNAGDATCISDLDILDSLAVISFCQKWGVGLVVVGPEAPLVAGLANDLVKAGIPTFGPSSEAAALEGSKTFMKNLCDKYGIPTAKYQTFTNPSAAKKYIKAQGAPIVIKADGLAAGKGVIVAMTLDEAYEAVDSMLVKGVFGSAGCRVVVEEFLEGEEASFFALVDGENAIPLESAQDHKRVGDGDTGPNTGGMGAYSPAPILTKELQSLVMESIILPTVKGMSEEGCKFVGVLYAGLMIEKKSGLPKLIEYNVRFGDPECQVLMVRLESDLARVLLAACRGELSGVSLNWSSGSAMVVVMASNGYPGSYEKGTVIRNLEEAEQVPSVKVFHAGTALDSDGNFIATGGRVLGVTAKGKDLEEARERAYQAVEQINWQGGFYRGDIGWRALPHKRSSAKS encoded by the exons ATGGCTTGCATTTCCGCTAACATTGGGACTTCAGTAAGAATTTTTGATAGTCACTGCCACAGTTCATTGAGCCGTTTTGTGGGCATTCATTGCCGGTGTATCTTCAGAAATTCGTTGTCAGTTTTCTATGGCGGTGCACTTCGTTCGAACTCTGTGTATCATCATGGCACTCGGGATGATCCCCTCTTCAATGGCTATCGATCCTTCTCTGCAGCCTTCAGCAGCATTTCTTCTGATAACGGCATGGCAG AAAGGGTGGTGGTGTTGATTATTGGTGGAGGGGGAAGAGAACATGCTATTTGTCATGCCTTGAAGAGGTCTCCCTCTTGCGATGCGATCTTTTGTGCACCGGGAAATGCTGGGATTTCCAATGCAGGGGATGCTACGTGCATCTCAGATCTTGACATATTAGATAGCTTGGCTGTGATTTCCTTCTGTCAAAAATGGGGTGTGGGACTTGTCGTGGTTGGACCAGAAGCTCCACTTGTTGCAGGTCTTGCAAATGACTTAGTTAAGGCTGGAATTCCTACTTTTGGCCCTTCATCTGAGGCTGCTGCTTTGGAAGGTTCCAAGACTTTCATGAAGAATTTGTGTGACAAGTATGGAATTCCCACTGCTAAG TATCAAACTTTTACAAATCCATCTGCTGCAAAGAAGTATATAAAAGCCCAAGGTGCACCAATTGTCATCAAGGCAGATGGATTGGCTGCTGGAAAAGGAGTTATTGTTGCCATGACATTGGACGAGGCTTATGAAGCTGTCGACTCAATGCTTGTAAAAGGTGTTTTCGGATCTGCCGGTTGCCGTGTAGTTGTTGAGGAGTTTTTGGAGGGTGAGGAAGCTTCATTCTTTGCTCTGGTGGATGGAGAGAATGCCATACCTTTAGAATCTGCTCAGGACCATAAACGAGTCGGGGACGGTGACACGGGGCCCAATACTGGTGGAATGGGAGCATACTCTCCAGCACCTATCTTAACAAAAGAACTCCAATCTTTGGTAATGGAATCTATAATTCTTCCTACCGTAAAAGGCATGTCAGAAGAGGGGTGCAAATTTGTTGGGGTCCTGTATGCTGGACTCATGATTGAAAAGAAATCTGGATTGCCTAAGCTAATAGAGTACAATGTGCGGTTTGGAGATCCAGAGTGCCAG GTGTTAATGGTCCGTTTGGAATCTGATTTGGCACGAGTTCTTCTAGCAGCTTGTCGGGGTGAACTCAGTGGTGTATCTTTGAACTGGTCCTCAGGTTCTGCCATGGTGGTAGTCATGGCAAGCAATGGCTACCCTGGGAGCTACGAAAAGGGGACTGTGATTAGAAATCTTGAGGAAGCAGAACAAGTCCCATCTGTTAAGGTATTTCATGCTGGAACTGCCCTCGACTCAGATGGCAACTTCATTGCCACTGGAGGACGTGTGCTTGGTGTCACAGCCAAGGGAAAAGACCTTGAAGAGGCACGGGAGAGAGCTTACCAAGCGGTCGAGCAAATAAATTGGCAAGGTGGGTTCTACCGCGGAGATATTGGTTGGAGGGCACTTCCCCATAAACGATCTTCTGCGAAATCATGA